ATCCATCCACCAGCAAAGCAAGATCAAGCTTTTCACCTTGCGTGCCAATTTTTTTACTTTCAGTTTGTAATGTAGAAAGCTGATCTTCGTAGATCTGCCTTGTATCATGAAGCAAACGTCCTATTAATGTACTTTTGCCATCATCAACGTCACCACAGGTTAAAAATCGTAATAACCCTTTGTGTTGTTGCATTTTAAGATAGCTTTCCACCCCACCCAAATGTGCAATTTCACCCGCAATAAGTTGATTGGTTTTCACAGCTGCAAGTCCCATATATCCTCCAATTAAAAGTAACCTTGGCGTTTTTTCAGTTCCATTGATGCGGACTGATCACTATCGATTAAACGCCCTTGTCGTTCACTGCTGGTGGAAATCAGCATTTCCTCAATAATGGCGGGTAGCGTTTCTGCTTGTGAGGGAATAGCTCCTGTTAATGGCCAGCATCCTAGGGTTCTAAATCGGACCTGTTGCTGAGTGATAACTTCTCCTGATTTAAGATCAATTCTGTCATCATCAACCATAATTAATGTGCCATCACGTTCAATAACAGGCCTATTTTTTGCAAAATAGAGAGGAACAATATCGATATTTTCTAAATAGATATATTGCCAAATATCGAGTTCAGTCCAATTAGATAATGGAAATACTCGAATGCTTTCACCTTTATTAATTTGACCGTTATAGTTTTTCCATAATTCAGGCCGTTGATTTTTCGGATCCCAACGATGAGATCTATCTCTAAACGAATAAATACGTTCTTTGGCTCGTGACTTTTCTTCATCACGGCGAGCGCCACCAAATGCCGCATCAAAACCATATTTGTCTAAAGCTTGCTTTAACCCTTCTGTTTTCATGATATCCGTATGTTTTGCACTACCATGAATAAACGGGTTAATTCCAAGCTCTGCACCTTGTGGATTACGATAAACCTTAAGATCAAACCCATATTCTTTAGCTGTTTTATCTCGAAATTCATACATTTCTCGAAATTTCCAACCAGTATCAACATGCAATAATGGAAACGGTAATTTAGCGGGATAAAATGCCTTACGTGCTAAATGCAACATCACCGAGGAATCTTTGCCTATTGAATAAAGCATGACGGGATTTGCAAATTCAGCGACAACTTCACGCAGGATATAAATACTTTCTGCTTCTAATTGCTGAAGATGCGTTAACTGTGTTTCATTCATAACAACCTCGTTTAGGCAAAATGAACCAAAGGTGAATGGAGTGACGGTAAGGATTGATAAGCATATCTATCACCAAACCACGCAAGTTGGTGATGTAGTGCAGCGACTTCTCCCACAATTAATAAAGCGGGAGTCGGTGCTTTTTCAGCTAACTGCGCTAATTGTGTTAGGTTTCCCGTGAAGACTTGCTGATCACGACGAGTGCCACAACTAATCACCGCGATAGGCGTTAATGGAGAACGTCCGAGTTTGATTAAACGCTGGCTAATAAGCTCTGCTTTTGCTGTCCCCATATAAATAGCGAGAGTGTGATTAGCTTGCGCTAACGATGCCCAATCCGGTTCATTCCCATCCGTTTTACAATGCCCTGTCATAAAGGTGACACTTTGAGCATATTGTCGGTGGGTTAACGGGATCCCTGCATAGGCACTCGCTCCGCTCGCTGCAGTGATCCCCGGTACAACTTGAAAAGAGATCCCATGCGTGATAGCAACTTCAATTTCTTCACCACCACGCCCAAAAATAAAGGGATCTCCCCCTTTTAATCGAACAACACGTTTACCTAATTGCACATATTTCACAATCAGTGCATTTGTTTCCTCTTGAGAAACACTGTGATGTCCCGCTCTTTTGCCCACACAAATAGTGTCAGCATCGCGTCGTACAAGCTCTAAAACCTCTGGACTCACTAAACTGTCGTAGAGCACAACTTCAGCTTGTTGAATAACCTGTAAACCGCGCAGTGTTAATAACCCTGCATCACCGGGGCCAGCCCCAACCAATGCAAGTTCGCCTTGTTGGCTCTCTTTTTGTTTCAATTGTTGTTCAAGCAAGGCTTCTGCTTGTGCTAATTGATCGCTTGCTACTAAAGAAGCAAATTTACCGCTGAAAGCTTGCTCCCAAAAACGACAACGAGCTTGAAAAGTCTCTAAGTGCTGTTTCACTTTGTTGCGCCATTTTCCTGCTATTGTCGCCATTGCGCCTAATGAACTTGGCAATAAGGCTTCTAACTTTTCACGGATCATTCGCACTAAAACAGGTGCTTTTCCTGCCGATGAAATGGCAATCAAAATAGGATTTCTATCGATAATGGCAGGAAAAATAAATGAGCATTGAGGTTGTGAATCCACGACATTAACAAAAATATGTCGTGCTTGTGCATCAAGATAAACTTGCTGATTAAGCACACTGTCATCCGTAGCCACAATAACCAGCATCATTCCTAATAGATGCTCAGATTGATATTTTGCTGACACCCATTCAATTTTGTCTTGCTGATAAGCAAGATGTAATTCATCACACAACTGAGGTGCTATCACTCTTAAACGAGCACCTGCTCTTAATAACAGCAAAGCTTTACGCGCAGCAACATGACCACCACCCACCAATAACACCGGGCGTTCTTTTAATTCAACAAATAAGGGTAGGTAATCCATACACGTATCTCTTCTTCATTGTTCACTTTATAACTAACGACTATAAAAGGTGCTTTAGAGGTTATGAAATGACAAAAAGCTATGTAATGGAACAGAAAGGAATAAGGAAAAATAAAACAATTTCAATGGGTTATTTTTTTTAAAACGACAAATAGGGCAATAGATTGAACTATTACCCTAACTATTTTATTGATAAATAATGACGTTATTCGTGTAACCCACACTCACGTTTTAAGCCAAAAAAGCGAGTCTCTTCTTCACTCATACCTTCTTCCCATTTTCGGGTTGTATGAGTATCACCTACAGAGAGATAACCTTGCTCCCATAAAGGGTGATAAGGTAAACCGTTCTCTTTAAGATATTGATAAACCTGCTTATTATCCCAATCTACTATTGGTAAAAACTTAAAGATCCCTTTTGCGATTGAAAGCACTGGCAAATGCTCACGGCTTTTAGATTGTTGTCGGCGAAGACCTGCAAACCATGTTTGAGCCTGTAATGCTTTTAACGCCCTTTCCATCGGCTCTACTTTGTTTATCTGGTTATAACGTTCAATACCATCAATGCCTTCTAACCAAAGTTTGCCATAGCGCGCTTCTTGCCAAGATGAAGATATTTCAGCTCGATAGATATGTAAGTTAAGTTGTAACTGCTGAGTCAACGTATCAATAAATTGATAGGTTTCAGGAAACAAATAACCTGTATCGGTCAAAATCACTGGAATATCAGGATATTGCCGAGTAATCAAATGCAAACAGACTGCCGCTTGAATACCAAAACTAGAGCTTAATACATAAGCTTTAGGCAAATGAGCTAAAGCCCAAGTAACACGTTCAATAGCACTGAGTTGCTCAAGTTGTTGATTAATTTCAGTTAACGTTTGCTGTTGTTCTTCTATCGATAATAGCCTTAGTTGATCAAGGTGAAATAGACTCATACAGCCTCCTGCACTTCATAAAAATCCACGGCAGAATTAAGTACAGGTTTAACAACATCCGTACGGATAAGGAAATCACCAAATCCTTCATTGTTATGGCGAGAAATAGCCCATTCACCAATCAATGAATCAAGTATTGCTATAATTTCTTGCGAGGTAATATTTTCACGATACATTCTAGGTATACGTGTACCTATACGATTACCGCCTAAATGTAAGTTATAACGATCGGGGGCTTTTCCCACCAGCCCAACTTCTGCCAACATAGCTCTGCCACAGCCATTCGGGCATCCTGTTACACGAACAACAATATGCTCATCACTCACACCATGTTTTGTCATCAAACGATCAAGTGTATCCGTGAATGAAGGTAAAAAGCGCTCAGCTTCGGCCATCGCTAATGGGCAAGTTGGAAACGAAACACAGGCCATCGCATGTTCACGCAGTGGAGTCACCCTGTCATCAATCAATCCATATTGGCGAGCAATAGCTTCAATACTTGCTTTCTCACTTTCAGGTACACCTGCCACAATTAAATTTTGATTGGCAGTAAGGCGAAAATCACCTTGATGAATTTTAGCAATTTCAGCCACACCAGTTTTTAACTGAGCATCAGGTTTATCAATTAATCGGCCACTTTCAATAAATAAAGTAAGATGCCATTTATCATCAACACCTTTTAGCCACCCCATTTGATCGCCTCGATGCGTAAATTCATAAGGTCGAATAGCATCAAAAATCACGCCTGAACGACGTTCAACTTCCTTTTTAAATGTCTCGATCCCCACACGTTCTAATGTGTATTTCGTTTTTGCATTTTTACGCTCAGTGCGATTTCCCCAATCACGTTGAGTCGTTACAATGGCTTCTGCAATTGCTAGTGTTTTCTCAATAGGAATATAACCAAATTCACTGGCTAAGCGAGGAAAGGTATTCTTATCGCCATGTGTCATCGCAAGACCGCCCCCGACCAGCACATTAAACCCAATAAGGCGTCCATTTTCAGCAATTGCAATAAAATTCATATCATTTGCATGAAGATCAACATCATTATGAGGCGGGATCACCACTGAAGTTTTAAATTTTCGAGGCAAATAGGTTTCCCCTAAAATAGGCTCTTCATCAGTCGTCGCTATCTTTTCTTTATCTAACCAAATTTCAGCATATGCATGAGTGCGAGGTAATAAATGCTCTGATATTTTTTTTGCCCACTCATACGCTTCTTGATGCAATGAAGATTGCACTGGGTTTGAAGTACATAAGACATTACGATTAACATCATTCGCGGTTGCCAGAGAATCAAGCCCTGTGGCAGCTAACATTTGATGAGCAGGTTTTACATTGCCCTTTAAGATGCCATGAAATTGAAAAGTTTGGCGATTAGTAATTCGAATACTGCCATAAAGCGTATTTTCTGTCGCAAACTGATCAATGCTAAGCCACTGTTTAGGGGAGATAATGCCACCAGGTAAACGACAACGTAACATCATCGCATGACGAGGTTCTAACATTTGCTGAGCACGCTCAGCACGAATATCTCTGTCGTCTTGCTGATACATGCCATGAAAGCGGATCAGTAGAAAATTATCGCCTTCAAAGCCCCCTGTTAAACCATTTTGTAAGTCTTCTGTAATAGTGCCACGTAAAAAATGACTCTCTTTTTTCATGCGTTCACTATCAGATAGTTTCCCTTCAACCACTAAGGGCGCTTGAGTATGTAATTTCATTTAATAGACATCCCTCTGATAACGCCGTTCTAGACGTAGCTCACTTAAATATTCTTCTGCTTCTTCACTATTTTTATTGCCATACTCCATCACAATATCTAACAACGCCTGCTCAACATCTTTTGCCATATGTGATGCATCACCACAGACATAAAGATAAGCGCCTTGTTGTAACCATTGCCAAATCTCACTACCACGTTCACGTAATTTATCTTGCACATAAATTTTATGTGCTTGATCTCGTGACCATGCTAAATCGATATGAGTTAACAGGCCGATTTTGACATAACGTTGCCATTCCACTTGATAGAGAAAATCTTCAACAAAATGAGGGTTACCGAAAAATAACCAGTTTTTGCCTGTTGCACCGTCATTTTCGCGCTGTTGCATAAAGCCTCTAAAAGGCGCAATACCTGTACCTGGGCCAATCATAATCACGGGAGCATCGTTATTGTTGGGTAACCGAAAATGCACATTCTTTTCGATAAAGACATTGACGGTATCGCCTTCTTTTAAGCGGTCAGCTAAAAAGCCAGAAGCGCCTCCAGTATAAACATGCGAATTTACGTCATAACGCACAACACCCAACGTAAGGTGTACTTCGTCTTCCACTTCCTGTTGTGATGAAGCGATAGAATAAAGGCGAGGTGTTAATGGACGTAAAATATCCACAAAGTCTTGTGCCGTTGGTTGAGCACAATATTGGCGAACCATTTCATTGATAGGGTGTTTTTGTGCATATTGCTGAAGCTTTGTTTTATCCGCAATCAGTGACAATAAATCTTCATGGCGCGTCAGTTGCGCATAGGCTTTGACGATAGGTGCGCTATTTTGAGTCAGCTCACAATGATGCAATAAGGCGTCTTTTAAGGTAAATGTTTGAGATTTTAACGTGACAGTTTCATCCCCTCTTAGCCACAATAACGCAATAAGTTCATCGACTTTTTCAGGCGAATTATTAAACCAAATGCCCAACGCATCACCAGGCTCATAATGCAAATCAGAACCTTTAAGACTGATTTCAATATGACGAATATCTCTATCTGAATTTCTGCCCGTAATTTTTTGATTAGTGAGTAATGTGGCGCTAAAAGGAGCATCACGATGGTAAAGAGAAGCATCAATCGTATCAGTCGTCCCCGATTGTGTTTGTTGTAATACTTGCGTACTTTGTGTCGGGATCCTTGCTTTTAAAATCTCTGTAATCTGCTTTATCCATTTCTCTGCAACAGCTTGATATTCAACATCAGCATCAACCCGAGGCAATAAACGTGTTGCGCCAAGTTGGGCAATGCGCTCATCAAAATCTTTACCTGCTTTGCAAAAATGCTCATACGAAGAATCACCTAAGCTCAATACCGCATAAGACGTTTCCTTCATTTCAGACGCTTTTTTAGAGTGCAGATATTTATAAAAAGCGATCGCTTCTTCTGGAGGCTCACCCTCACCTTGTGTGGAGGCAACAATAATTAAAGTTGTCGCTTTATGGATCTGCTTAAATTTATATTCACTGGCAGAGTGCAACTCAACATTCAATTTATGGGCAACTAAGTTATCTCGCAATTGTTCTGCTAGATGGCGTGCATTACCCGTCTGAGAAGCAGAGATTAATGTTATTGTCTCTTGCTCTGGCACTTGTGGTGAAACAACCGTTGTTGGCGCGGGTACGGTAGCATGATCCAATTGCCCCCATAAATACCCTGATAACCACGCGATTTGCGCTGTTGAGAGATCTTTTGTTGCGTCCTGTAATTTATTCAATTGCTCCAGCGTTAATGGAAGCATTGATAATAATGGAGGTTGGTTGCTCATTTATTCTGCCTTAAAAAAGTAAAGCGCTTATCTGTGCTTTATTGTTCTTTGATAATATTTCTAATATTGAGAGGGTATCCCACGACTAGAAGGTGAATTAAAGACCTGTTGGCTCTATCTAATAACCTTAAATGCTAAATTTATTTATCGGTTTCCTTTACCAATATAATTAATAAGCAAAAAGGAACATAACAAGCCATTAAGATTAAGGGAGATTAGGCGTGATTAGCTAAATCAGCTACACTGATAGACTTCGTACTATTTGTGTCTTTTTTTTTACTAATTAAGTCAAGAGAGTTTTGATGACAACCACCATCTTTAAAGATTTTCAGTTTGAAGCTGCCCACCACTTACCACATGTTCCAGAAGGCCACAAATGTGGACGCCTTCATGGACACTCTTTTCTTGTTAGATTAGAACTAACAGGTGAAATTGATCCTCATTCAGGTTGGCTTATTGATTTTGCTGATGTTAAAGCCGCATTTAAACCTACTCTTGAACGTCTTGATCACTACTATCTTAATGAAATTGAAGGTCTTGAAAATCCGACAAGCGAAGTGCTCGCAAAATGGATTTTGGCAACAAGTCAAGCCAACACTACCGTTGTTATCGGCAGTAATGGTTAAAGAGACGTGTACAGCAGGATGTATTTATCGCGGTGAATAGATCGGTATTAACATTCCCCCCTTATCACCTAAAAAAATCAGCCTATTATTGGCTGATTTTTTTCATAATAACGATGTGATCACGCAATATTTAAATATTTATGCGTTTGCATTGAGAAACGCCAATTACGTTCAATACAGGTTTTAATACATAATGTGGTTGCACTCTCTTTACAACTAATGGGTTGCAAAGCAATAACTGGGGCTGGCTGTTGAGTGCGTAAAGTCAGTAAGGCATCCAATACTTCAATATCTTTTTCACGTCCTACTGGGTGTTTTATCTCATTTGCCCGATTGATGGCATTCGGTAAAACACGAAATCCGCCTCGCATACCTACTTTGGGGGAAAGTGTCACCCACGTTTTCTCACTACATAGAATATCGTGAGTACCACTGGTTTCTATTTGGCAAACAAAACCCGCTTGCTCTAGTCTTTCAGTTAAAGGACGCAAATCATATAAGCAAGGCTCGCCACCTGTAATAACAATATGTTTTGCACTATAACCTTGTTGCTGAAAAAGTGATAAAATTTCAGTAGCACTGGCTTCGCCCCATGTATCGCTTTCTTGCGTTTTAATTGGGATATCACCAAGAGGAACTTTTTTTCATCCTTTTTTTTCCCAAGTATGCTTCGTATCACACCAACTACAGCCGACTGGGCAACCTTGTAATCGAACAAAAAGCGCAGGAACGCCAGTAAAAACACCTTCACCCTGTAAGGTTTGAAACACTTCATTAATGGGGTATTGCATAAGAAACTCTGATATCCAATGAATGCTGATGATTATTACAGATAACTATCTCACCGTAAGAGGCTTTATGATAAGGTACATGGTTTGTTTTGAATAGCTAACGTGCGCGAAGACACTGAAAAAGAGGATAGAGTTCCTCCGTTGGACAGAGATGGGAATACTTTAGATGCAAAAAGAGAATCAACTTTCACGAGGATTATCAGGGCGGCACATTCGTTTCATGGCGCTAGGCTCTGCAATCGGTACAGGTTTATTTTATGGTTCAGCTGCGGCGATTGAAAAAGCAGGTCCCGCAGTGTTACTTGCTTACCTTATTGGTGGTGCAGCAGTATTTATGGTTATGCGTGCATTAGGTGAAATGGCCGTTCATCATCCAGTTGCAGGCTCTTTCTCACAATATGCAAGCCATTACATGGGGCCCTTTAGCTGGCTTCTTAACTGGTTGGAACTATGTTTTTGAAATGCTGATTGTTTGTCTAGCAGACGTCACGGCATTCGGTTTTTATATGAAACTCTGGTTCCCAGATGTTGATCAATGGATATGGGTTTTTAGGGATAGTCTGTTTTTATTGGCGCTTTAAACCTTTGCCATGTGAAGATATTTGGTGAAATGGAATTTTGGCTTTCTATCGTTAAAGTCACCGCTATTATCGCAATGATCATTGGTGGTGTTGTCATTATGATGTATGGCTTTGGCCAACAAACTGAACATCCTATTGGGATCTCTAACTTATGGGAGTTTGGTGGCTTTATGCCTAATGGTATTGAAGGGGTCATCGCTTCGCTTGCCATTGTGATGTTTGCGTTTGGTGGGATTGAAGTGATTGGTATTACTGCCAGTGAAGCTAAAGATCCTGAGAAAACCATTCCTAAAGCTATCAATGCCGTACCGTTTCGTATCTTATTATTCTATGTTCTAACGATATTCATTCTAATGTGTATTTTCCCTTGGCAACAAATTGGCCATAACGGTAGCCCATTTGTACAGATTTTCTCAAATCTTGGAATAAATTCAGCGGCAAATATCTTAAACCTTGTGGTTATCACTGCCGCAATCTCAGCCATCAACAGTGATATCTTTGGGGCTGGTCGTATGATGTACGGTATGGCTCAAGAAGGGCAAGCACCTAAATCCTTTATGAAACTTACTCGTAATGGTGTGCCTTGGATGACGGTATTAGTCATGTCTGTCGTACTCTTACTTGGCGTCGTGCTTAATTATCTTATCCCAGAACAGATCTTCGTTTTAATCGCTTTCTATTGCGACATTTGCAACAGTTTGGGTTTGGTTAATGATTTTACTTTCTCAAGTCGCTATGCGTCGTAAGATGAGCACCGATGAAATAAAAACACTGAAATTCCCCTGTGCCATTTTGGCCTGTTGCACCAGCGCTGACTATCATCTTTATGGCGTTTGTTATCGCAATTTTAGGCTATTTTGAATCAACCAGAATGGCATTAGTTGTGGGTATGATCTGGGTGGCTATTTTAACCATCGGCTACTATGTGGGTATCAAACCAAGAATGAACCAGAAATAAACCATATTTCTGAATTAACCAATATTTGAGTTGAATAATAAAGGCTGTGGATAATTTCACAGCCTTTTTCTTTATAACATAATAGCGACTAAGCCAGTGCTTGTTCTAGATCTGCAATTAAATCATCCACATCTTCCAAACCAATTGATAAACGAACTAAACCATCACTAATGCCATGCCTTTGTCGTTCTTCTGCACTATAAGTAGCATGGGTCATTGTTGCTGGATGTTGAGCTAAAGACTCGCAATCGCCTAAGCTCACAGCTCGACTAAAAAAGATTTAAGCGATTGAGAAACGCTCTGCCTCCTTTAATGCCTCCTTTTAACTCAATAGCTATCATACCTCCCGCTAACCGCATTTGACGTTTGGCTAGCTCATATTGAGGGAAAGAAGCCAGTCCAGGATAATGAATAGTTTCAACTTTAGGATGCTCTTCAAGGTATTGTGCGATACGTTGCGCATTTTGGCAGATTAGCTCCATTCTTATGCCTAACGTTTTTATGCCTCGTAATATTAACGAGGCATCGTGAGGAGACAACAAGCCCCTGTCATATCCTTTAAACCTTCAACACGTATTTTATCTGCTAAGGCGTATTTGGTAATAATAGCCCCCGCAGTTACATCACCATGTCCTGATAAATACTTGGTCATGGAATGCACAACAATATCTGCGCCAAGGTTCTAAAGGTTTTTGTAAATAAGGCGAGCAATAAGTACTATCGACCATCACTAAAATACTGTGCTGATGCGCAATTTTTGATATTTTTGTTATATCACTAACTCGCATATTAGGATTTGCGGGCGTTTCAAAGAAAATTAATTTCGTTTTCTCTGTCATTGCTCCTTTTAAGTTTTCAAGGTTAGTTAAATCAACGTGCTTTATTTTAATGCCAAATTTAGCAAGCCCATGATTGAAAAAAGAAAAAGTACAGCCATAAAGTGTCATATCAGCAATTAATTCATCACCAGGCTGAAGCAACGACCAGCAAGTTGAAGTAATCGCCCCCATTCCTGAAGAAAAAACAACGGCAGCCCTCACCATTTTCTAATTGCGCTAATCGCTTTTCTAATAAATCTAAAGTAGGATTTGAGATCCGTGAATAAAAATGCCCTTTTTGCCTTCCTGCAAAGCAATCTGCGCCATATTGAGCCGTCGGAAAAACAAAAGTAGACGTTTGAAAAACAGGAGGGCACTAATGCCCCCTGAAAAATCTAGCGGAGAATAACCATAATGTATTGCTTGAGTATTAAAATTTTTAT
This genomic stretch from Proteus vulgaris harbors:
- the proY_3 gene encoding proline-specific permease, which translates into the protein MEFWLSIVKVTAIIAMIIGGVVIMMYGFGQQTEHPIGISNLWEFGGFMPNGIEGVIASLAIVMFAFGGIEVIGITASEAKDPEKTIPKAINAVPFRILLFYVLTIFILMCIFPWQQIGHNGSPFVQIFSNLGINSAANILNLVVITAAISAINSDIFGAGRMMYGMAQEGQAPKSFMKLTRNGVPWMTVLVMSVVLLLGVVLNYLIPEQIFVLIAFYCDICNSLGLVNDFTFSSRYAS
- the mdeA_3 gene encoding methionine gamma-lyase, with protein sequence MVRAAVVFSSGMGAITSTCWSLLQPGDELIADMTLYGCTFSFFNHGLAKFGIKIKHVDLTNLENLKGAMTEKTKLIFFETPANPNMRVSDITKISKIAHQHSILVMVDSTYCSPYLQKPLEPWRRYCCAFHDQVFIRTW
- the proY_1 gene encoding proline-specific permease, coding for MQKENQLSRGLSGRHIRFMALGSAIGTGLFYGSAAAIEKAGPAVLLAYLIGGAAVFMVMRALGEMAVHHPVAGSFSQYASHYMGPFSWLLNWLELCF
- the queE_2 gene encoding 7-carboxy-7-deazaguanine synthase, translated to MQYPINEVFQTLQGEGVFTGVPALFVRLQGCPVGCSWCDTKHTWEKKG
- the mdeA_1 gene encoding methionine gamma-lyase; protein product: MSLGDCESLAQHPATMTHATYSAEERQRHGISDGLVRLSIGLEDVDDLIADLEQALA
- the proY_2 gene encoding proline-specific permease, with protein sequence MQAITWGPLAGFLTGWNYVFEMLIVCLADVTAFGFYMKLWFPDVDQWIWVFRDSLFLLAL
- the cysI gene encoding sulfite reductase subunit beta — its product is MKLHTQAPLVVEGKLSDSERMKKESHFLRGTITEDLQNGLTGGFEGDNFLLIRFHGMYQQDDRDIRAERAQQMLEPRHAMMLRCRLPGGIISPKQWLSIDQFATENTLYGSIRITNRQTFQFHGILKGNVKPAHQMLAATGLDSLATANDVNRNVLCTSNPVQSSLHQEAYEWAKKISEHLLPRTHAYAEIWLDKEKIATTDEEPILGETYLPRKFKTSVVIPPHNDVDLHANDMNFIAIAENGRLIGFNVLVGGGLAMTHGDKNTFPRLASEFGYIPIEKTLAIAEAIVTTQRDWGNRTERKNAKTKYTLERVGIETFKKEVERRSGVIFDAIRPYEFTHRGDQMGWLKGVDDKWHLTLFIESGRLIDKPDAQLKTGVAEIAKIHQGDFRLTANQNLIVAGVPESEKASIEAIARQYGLIDDRVTPLREHAMACVSFPTCPLAMAEAERFLPSFTDTLDRLMTKHGVSDEHIVVRVTGCPNGCGRAMLAEVGLVGKAPDRYNLHLGGNRIGTRIPRMYRENITSQEIIAILDSLIGEWAISRHNNEGFGDFLIRTDVVKPVLNSAVDFYEVQEAV
- the cysJ gene encoding sulfite reductase [NADPH] flavoprotein alpha-component, whose product is MSNQPPLLSMLPLTLEQLNKLQDATKDLSTAQIAWLSGYLWGQLDHATVPAPTTVVSPQVPEQETITLISASQTGNARHLAEQLRDNLVAHKLNVELHSASEYKFKQIHKATTLIIVASTQGEGEPPEEAIAFYKYLHSKKASEMKETSYAVLSLGDSSYEHFCKAGKDFDERIAQLGATRLLPRVDADVEYQAVAEKWIKQITEILKARIPTQSTQVLQQTQSGTTDTIDASLYHRDAPFSATLLTNQKITGRNSDRDIRHIEISLKGSDLHYEPGDALGIWFNNSPEKVDELIALLWLRGDETVTLKSQTFTLKDALLHHCELTQNSAPIVKAYAQLTRHEDLLSLIADKTKLQQYAQKHPINEMVRQYCAQPTAQDFVDILRPLTPRLYSIASSQQEVEDEVHLTLGVVRYDVNSHVYTGGASGFLADRLKEGDTVNVFIEKNVHFRLPNNNDAPVIMIGPGTGIAPFRGFMQQRENDGATGKNWLFFGNPHFVEDFLYQVEWQRYVKIGLLTHIDLAWSRDQAHKIYVQDKLRERGSEIWQWLQQGAYLYVCGDASHMAKDVEQALLDIVMEYGNKNSEEAEEYLSELRLERRYQRDVY
- the mdeA_2 gene encoding methionine gamma-lyase, translating into MELICQNAQRIAQYLEEHPKVETIHYPGLASFPQYELAKRQMRLAGGMIAIELKGGIKGGRAFLNRLNLF
- the cysG_1 gene encoding bifunctional uroporphyrin-III C-methyltransferase/sirohydrochlorin ferrochelatase, which translates into the protein MDYLPLFVELKERPVLLVGGGHVAARKALLLLRAGARLRVIAPQLCDELHLAYQQDKIEWVSAKYQSEHLLGMMLVIVATDDSVLNQQVYLDAQARHIFVNVVDSQPQCSFIFPAIIDRNPILIAISSAGKAPVLVRMIREKLEALLPSSLGAMATIAGKWRNKVKQHLETFQARCRFWEQAFSGKFASLVASDQLAQAEALLEQQLKQKESQQGELALVGAGPGDAGLLTLRGLQVIQQAEVVLYDSLVSPEVLELVRRDADTICVGKRAGHHSVSQEETNALIVKYVQLGKRVVRLKGGDPFIFGRGGEEIEVAITHGISFQVVPGITAASGASAYAGIPLTHRQYAQSVTFMTGHCKTDGNEPDWASLAQANHTLAIYMGTAKAELISQRLIKLGRSPLTPIAVISCGTRRDQQVFTGNLTQLAQLAEKAPTPALLIVGEVAALHHQLAWFGDRYAYQSLPSLHSPLVHFA
- the queD gene encoding 6-pyruvoyl tetrahydrobiopterin synthase, producing MTTTIFKDFQFEAAHHLPHVPEGHKCGRLHGHSFLVRLELTGEIDPHSGWLIDFADVKAAFKPTLERLDHYYLNEIEGLENPTSEVLAKWILATSQANTTVVIGSNG
- the mdeA_4 gene encoding methionine gamma-lyase, whose translation is MTQGNKNFNTQAIHYGYSPLDFSGGISALLFFKRLLLFFRRLNMAQIALQEGKKGIFIHGSQILL
- the cysH gene encoding phosphoadenosine phosphosulfate reductase; translation: MSLFHLDQLRLLSIEEQQQTLTEINQQLEQLSAIERVTWALAHLPKAYVLSSSFGIQAAVCLHLITRQYPDIPVILTDTGYLFPETYQFIDTLTQQLQLNLHIYRAEISSSWQEARYGKLWLEGIDGIERYNQINKVEPMERALKALQAQTWFAGLRRQQSKSREHLPVLSIAKGIFKFLPIVDWDNKQVYQYLKENGLPYHPLWEQGYLSVGDTHTTRKWEEGMSEEETRFFGLKRECGLHE
- the cysD_1 gene encoding sulfate adenylyltransferase subunit 2 is translated as MNETQLTHLQQLEAESIYILREVVAEFANPVMLYSIGKDSSVMLHLARKAFYPAKLPFPLLHVDTGWKFREMYEFRDKTAKEYGFDLKVYRNPQGAELGINPFIHGSAKHTDIMKTEGLKQALDKYGFDAAFGGARRDEEKSRAKERIYSFRDRSHRWDPKNQRPELWKNYNGQINKGESIRVFPLSNWTELDIWQYIYLENIDIVPLYFAKNRPVIERDGTLIMVDDDRIDLKSGEVITQQQVRFRTLGCWPLTGAIPSQAETLPAIIEEMLISTSSERQGRLIDSDQSASMELKKRQGYF
- the queE_1 gene encoding 7-carboxy-7-deazaguanine synthase, which encodes MRPLTERLEQAGFVCQIETSGTHDILCSEKTWVTLSPKVGMRGGFRVLPNAINRANEIKHPVGREKDIEVLDALLTLRTQQPAPVIALQPISCKESATTLCIKTCIERNWRFSMQTHKYLNIA